CACAAACTCAACCTTCGGGTAATCCTTTACAAACTGAGGAAGCTCGTTCCTGAATTCAGGAACCGGAACTATGATTAAGTCCGCCCATTTGGCGGCTTCTGTCAGCAGTTCGTTTTTGGATTTGTAATTTTTAATGTCAAACAGTTTTGTCGAAAGCGTGCGAACGTAGTTGTGCTTTGCCATTTTCAGTCCGTCGCTGCAGCTGTTCACAAACTCGGGAGCCTGAGTGTCGTTCGTCCCGCCCGCGACAAGCAGCGCAACATTTCTGTGCACAGCGGCACAGGCAGACGAAGCAATGCAGAGAATTACAAGGAGCGCTGCCGTCAATTTTCTCACAATGACCACACCTCACACACAAACGCTAAAGTTTCCGAAGCCAATTATAAAGCATCAGGCTCAATCCGTCAGCAAAAACTATTTTGCCCTCACTGCAAGCTTTTCAGCAATATCGTTCGTTACGGCGTAAAACTTTCCGCCTGCTGAAATCGTCACAATGTTTCCGAGCGGCGAGCCGGATATTTTCTCAATCTCCGTGCCCTCACAAATGCCGTTTGCAAGCAGTTTTTCCCCTGCTTCGCCGTCCGGAGTTTTTTCAACAACCGCTAAATCCCCGTCGCTCAAATCAGTCAGATACATTTTTCAGCCTCCCGCGTCTGGCAGTCCTCTACATTCCGAAAGCGCCAAGCAGCAGCTTAACCGCGAAAGCGACAATCCACGCTATAAGGCACTGCCCTGCCGCAAAAATCCACGCCGGCCTTGCGCCGAGCTCGCGCTTTACGGTCGCGACAGCCGCCACGCAGGGCGTGTACAACAGCGTAAAGGAAAGAAAAACCAGCGCCGTTTTTGTCGTGAACATTTCTTTTATCGCAGATACGTTGCCGCCGAGCAGAACCGTCAGACTGCTGACGACGCTCTCCTTTGCCATAAGACCTGTGATAAGCGCCGTTGAAATCCTCCAGTCGCTTGCGCCGACAAGCGGCTTAAAAACAGGGGCAATCAGCCCGCCCGCAAGGGCAAGAAGGCTCTGCGAGGAATCCGCGACAACGTTGAGTCTGCTGTCAAAGGTCTGCAGGAACCATATAATGATAGCGGCAAAGAAAATCACCGTAAACGCTTTCG
The window above is part of the Candidatus Equadaptatus faecalis genome. Proteins encoded here:
- a CDS encoding ferrous iron transport protein A, with product MYLTDLSDGDLAVVEKTPDGEAGEKLLANGICEGTEIEKISGSPLGNIVTISAGGKFYAVTNDIAEKLAVRAK